In Mus caroli chromosome 9, CAROLI_EIJ_v1.1, whole genome shotgun sequence, a single window of DNA contains:
- the LOC110301116 gene encoding uncharacterized protein LOC110301116, with product MPPGSRCGLHGHSRPGARCPAGGARGPRSPHLELVRAALLGGRRRELIPARPACGFPAAAKRTPHRSAESPGSSALQRLPRAVGVEREKLQCCIPSARPVTLRALRASHQQVSLLSTVSHWDVKLGCVSPRKQRRVR from the coding sequence ATGCCACCGGGTTCTCGGTGCGGATTGCATGGCCACAGCCGGCCAGGAGCACGATGCCCTGCAGGGGGCGCCAGAGGCCCGCGCTCGCCGCATCTGGAACTGGTTAGGGCTGCGCTGCTTGGCGGGCGGCGGCGTGAGCTCATCCCGGCCCGCCCCGCCTGCGGTTTCCCAGCCGCTGCGAAGCGGACTCCACACAGAAGCGCCGAGAGCCCAGGGAGCTCAGCGTTGCAGCGGCTGCCCCGGGCTGTGGGTGTTGAGCGGGAGAAACTGCAGTGTTGTATCCCTAGCGCTCGCCCCGTTACACTGAGAGCCTTGAGAGCCAGCCACCAGCAAGTGTCGCTGCTGTCCACCGTGAGTCATTGGGATGTGAAACTGGGATGTGTCTCACCGAGGAAGCAACGGCGCGTGAGATAA